One genomic segment of Gadus chalcogrammus isolate NIFS_2021 chromosome 3, NIFS_Gcha_1.0, whole genome shotgun sequence includes these proteins:
- the LOC130380044 gene encoding transcription activator BRG1-like, translated as MRALTKPPSWEDQYGRPAVEDGTLEEIEDEVRHKKTTRKRRRERDPEAPGPSSSSCSSRSGLRGGQDEEGKRHRRRGRPPVERLSPNPAPLTKKMRRIVDAVIKYKDSASGRQLSEVFIQLPSRKELPEYYELIRRPVDFRKIKDRYRGHRYRSLADLERDVMLLFQNAQTFNLEGSLIYEDSIVLQSVFTSLRQKIEREEESEGEESEEEEDEQEEGSETESRPVKVKIRLGRREKAGERGKGRSRRSGRIRAKPVVSDDDTEEEQEEEPSPSASAEES; from the exons ATGAGAGCTTTAACCAAGCCTCCATCATGGGAGGATCAATATGGAAGACCG GCCGTCGAGGACGGGACGCTGGAGGAGATCGAGGACGAGGTGCGCCACAAGAAGACCACGcgcaagaggaggagggagcgggaCCCGGAggcccccggcccctcctcctcctcctgctcctcccggaGCGGCCTCCGGGGGGGCCAGgatgaggaggggaagaggcaCCGCAGGAGGGGGCGCCCCCCGGTGGAGCGGCTGTCCCCCAACCCGGCCCCCCTCAccaagaagatgaggaggatcGTGGACGCCGTCATCAAGTACAAAGACAG CGCCAGCGGCCGGCAGCTGAGCGAGGTGTTCATCCAGCTGCCGTCGCGTAAGGAGCTGCCCGAGTACTACGAGCTGATCCGCAGGCCTGTGGACTTCAGGAAGATCAagg ACCGGTACCGAGGCCACCGGTACCGCAGCCTGGCCGACCTGGAGCGGGACGTCATGCTGCTCTTCCAGAACGCCCAGACCTTCAACCTGGAGGGCTCCCTG atctACGAGGACTCCATCGTGCTCCAGTCGGTGTTCACCAGCCTGAGGCAGAAGAtcgagagggaagaggagagcgagggggaggagagcgaggaagaggaggacgagcaAGAGGAAGGCTCCGAgacagagt CCCGCCCAGTGAAGGTAAAGATCCGCCTCGGTCGTCGGGAGAAGGCGGGCGAGCGAGGAAAGGGCCGCAGCCGGAGGTCCGGCCGCATCCGAGCCAAGCCCGTCGTCAGCGATGACgacacagaggaggagcaggaggag GAGCCTTCCCCAAGTGCCTCAGCGGAGGAGTCCTAA